AAGAAGGAGAAGTAGAAGGTGGTGAACAGCCAAATGTTGGTGATGAGGCAGAAAACAAGCctaaaacatttttcacagaCACTCACCTATATATAGAAAACATAGGCATACCCAGAGACAAGTTGGTGGGACGCAGTCGACCCGGGAGATTCAGTCACATCCTGGATGATCTGTACAAAACCAACGCTCTACCCCCCACTGCCCGTCGCAGTCGGATAGGGGTTGTCTATGTACCTAAGGGACAAGGGTATGCCGACATGCACATTATCGTCAATGGTGAAGACATGGGAGCCTCTGCCAAGAGGATCCCCACCAATAAGCCGCTGTATGCTGTTGTGGATGTATTTGCAGCTACTAAAAGTGTTCGGATTGTCCAGGTGGAATATGGATGTAAGTTTCAGTTTATAACTTGCTATGATGCTTTGATATGATTATATGACCCACACTGTAACAGACAGACTAATGATCCCTCTCTTTTGCTCCTGTGTTTTAGTTGCCTCACTGCAGACACTCTGCCGAAAGACAATTCAGAAACACATCATTCACAGAATGGCTTTGGACTGGTTGGAACTTCCGGAGTTACTTAAACACTATTGCAAATATGAGTGAGCATAACCTATTAAACATATGAGCAGCAAAGCTCTTTAAGACTAAATGTGgctggaatttatttattttttcttctcccacctcttcaaccaaaaaaaaagaaagaaaaaaaaaaagttctttaaggTTTGTAGCATTTACAGTGTTGCTAAAATTTGCTAATACTCATTTTCAGTAGTACTTCAGTGAATCTTGAATTTTATATTCTGAGACTGTGCTCTTTTAGTGAGCCATAAATGCATAAGCCCTGTAAAGCCTGGCATATTAAATAATAGtctaaagaaatgtttattacagTTTAGAACCTTAgataaaatcttgaaaaaaaaaaaactttaaaagattgttttatgttttatatgtatatgtgataAATCAGGTTTTTATGGCATATACTGATATAGTAAGAAAATGGAGCTCATACtcgaggaggagaaaaaaaaacacttaattttattcagaagcccaaactgagcaaaacagTTTGCTGCAGGTACTGTTATTTATAATGCCAAAGATGCAAATTCTGATAGCTAACGTAAATCACTGAGACCTTAACAAAGtactaaattaaatacaaataaatatctgTTGTCACTCTACCTATAGCTCCCAATGCAGGCCTATGTCTTATTAAGATAATTATTAGaaacataatttagaaatattagtTTTACAAGAATAAAAGCTCTGTGGTTTTATTGTGGGGGGTAACACATCCTGCAATGCAATACCGTGATAACtgatacaaat
This region of Cyprinus carpio isolate SPL01 chromosome B12, ASM1834038v1, whole genome shotgun sequence genomic DNA includes:
- the LOC109054590 gene encoding neuralized-like protein 2; its protein translation is MAEVLDQFMEFHSVHGTNVRLDPSRTQATRVESFANGVCFSKGPLSPGEIFLVEIEEKELGWCGHLRIGLTAHDPRTLETVPEYSLPDLVDMGDSWVFAITRNHNKVIEEGEVEGGEQPNVGDEAENKPKTFFTDTHLYIENIGIPRDKLVGRSRPGRFSHILDDLYKTNALPPTARRSRIGVVYVPKGQGYADMHIIVNGEDMGASAKRIPTNKPLYAVVDVFAATKSVRIVQVEYGFASLQTLCRKTIQKHIIHRMALDWLELPELLKHYCKYE